GACGAGGCTGACGACGCCGGGGAGGATCCACCGGGAGAAGTCCCTCTCGAGGACGAGCGCGATCACCAGCGACTGCACGCTCGCGAACACGCACTGCAGCGTCGTGTTCATCAGCTTCGACGGGTACTCCAGCAGCAACGGCCCCTGACAAGATCGACATATGCAGCTGATTAATCGATCATTCGATCGTCCATTGATTATTTGATTAGTTTAGTAACCTGCTTCACCGTCCAGAACGACCATATCACGACGGAGGTGGTCATCAGGAAGATCCCCAGCGCCCAGTTCTTCTTGGaatgcgccgcggcggcggcggcggcgctcgcatGGTGGAGGAGCTGGTGGTGGTTCAAGGACTTGAACTCCGGGCCTTGGTACAGAGCCAGCACGATGACGCCGCCGATGCAGAGGAGTATCCCCGATGCTTTCGCCATGCCATGGGTGCTCTTCAGGTTCAGAGTCTCCATCCTTGGTTTGCAATCAAGAAATCAATGTTCGTCAGTTCAGTGATCAGATTGTTACTAGCACTAAACACGATCAGATTGTTTTGATTCTTGTCTGACCTGAACATGACAGCCAAGATGAAGGCGACCACCGGCACGATGTTGAAGATggccgacgacgaggtggcCGACGCGTAATTCAGGCCAATGCTGTACAGGTTTATCGTTCCGGCCATCCTGACAAATTTTCAGCAAAGGAGTTCTTATTCAGAAATCAGAACAACAGTCTGTTCTTCAGCTAGAACACACACTAGATGTTCTATTCATCAACATACCCATAGAATCCATGGACGAAGATCTTGGCAGACAGCCGAAACGTCAGCGGCGGCGCCTGCTTCTTCCTTGCAGATTAAAGAACACCATATCAGATCAACACTTCCATCCATCCATGACAGTTTCAGAGACTGAATGAACAACCCATtggctgctagctagctataccTGATCTCGAGGAAGTAGGCGAAGGGTAGCAAgaagatggcggcgacggcgtggcggtaGAACACGAACACCGTGGTGCTGGCGCCCTCGTTGAAGGAGGCCTTGGTGAGTATGTGCATCCCGGCGTATATCAGCCTGATGAGCACCACCGTCGCGTACACCTTGCCGTTCCCCATGGCTGGCTGCCACTGATCAaagctactagctagcttagctaacaCTGAGATGATCACTTGATGTATCAATACTGTTTTTGTGTATGCTTCACCAAGCTCCCTATATATACtatctgtgtgtgtgtggtaGCTACCTAGCTATAGAGCCTAGCTGTTAGTCATTTTGTGTGAACACTGAAGACTCTACTAAGgctctgtttagttcacacacaaaaattttacaccctatcacatctAACGTTTAAACacttgcatgaagtattaaatataagtttaaaaaataactaattgcacagattgcgactaatttgcgagacgaatcttttaagcctaattgctccatgatttgacaatgtggtgctacagtaaacatttgctaatgatggattaattaggcttaataaattcgtctcgcggtttactgacagattctgtaattagtttttttaatagcGTCCGAACGCCCCATACGacatcctatataatacccgatgtgatacTTAAAAATTTGACACCCCTGGATGTAAGCACCTCCTGAAGTGAGATATGCAAAGGAGGAGACAAGCTGAAGCTTCTTAGCATGTTCTGCTTCAATTCTGCATGATCCATGCtggatcagatcagatcaga
The window above is part of the Oryza sativa Japonica Group chromosome 7, ASM3414082v1 genome. Proteins encoded here:
- the LOC4343425 gene encoding WAT1-related protein At5g64700; this encodes MGNGKVYATVVLIRLIYAGMHILTKASFNEGASTTVFVFYRHAVAAIFLLPFAYFLEIRKKQAPPLTFRLSAKIFVHGFYGMAGTINLYSIGLNYASATSSSAIFNIVPVVAFILAVMFRMETLNLKSTHGMAKASGILLCIGGVIVLALYQGPEFKSLNHHQLLHHASAAAAAAAHSKKNWALGIFLMTTSVVIWSFWTVKQGPLLLEYPSKLMNTTLQCVFASVQSLVIALVLERDFSRWILPGVVSLVGVLFTGIVVAAISYYLQIWVIEKKGPVFLSMSMPLSLVFTMAIASFLLGEDVSLGSIIGSLLLVAGLYNVLWGKSREEHGGGGVVVAGAGTAGGEKDGAVAPAAADVVMAKV